From a region of the Zingiber officinale cultivar Zhangliang chromosome 4B, Zo_v1.1, whole genome shotgun sequence genome:
- the LOC121975594 gene encoding protein RRP6-like 2 produces the protein MDEFKSLKVKEEESGGKTTATELEDGGFMLVYGKNKKKNGGARSTDKNEAFPASCSSSVVNVATKDKRTTEARSKVPFHIPTIPRPQDEYNIIVNNKNQPFDHVWLETSTDGSRFIHPLEKFSVVDFVDRKCEGDPIQPLPLKSTPFKLVEGVNDLKMVAAKLQGVDEFAVDLEHNQYRSFQGLTCLMQISTRAEDFVIDTLKLRIHIGPHLREVFKDHSKRKIMHGADRDIIWLQCDFGIYVCNLFDTGQASRVLQLERNSLEYLLNHFCGVNANKEYQNADWRLRPIPDEMLKYAREDTHYLFFIYDQMKRRLLAESSDDNDLLLEVYKRTGEICMQLYEKELYTDTSYLNIYGLSYIDLNAEQLAVAAGLCQWRDSIARAEDESTGYILPNKTLLEIARLMPTTSVKLRRLVKSKHPFIERHLLSVIEIIKRSIASSSSFEGIAEELKERRLEAHMEDNRNTGSIPATDERMESTSSEHVDQSSSIATETSVETVKTVGHVTDVVEDCPKQSISRPRSGNTPAIMMEQENNALPLFEIQCSLMQPEITEKIKKETRDKKNIEHLPQKQGEIAAVQLLDKPTRAFGALFGNSSSRKMLTSDKVGHIRQGKNVSKVEQIKSSVALPFYHFSGGDTPSDFHVVEHKEPSDLHVKDIDPPKMHAEEVIPLDTKSDCEQTLIDSSARDNVMDHVECSAHPDTGGGGEDQPGSSATNDPVDIIINFDKCFKSIHERRNSQNQLNPRTSRKPANNPSVLPFDYSATRGYFNFDKIGEGDKDETEDNGKVEGRSRSSQPRRQGFPPKGNRSMTYH, from the exons ATGGACGAGTTCAAGAGTTTGAAGGTGAAGGAGGAAGAGTCGGGTGGGAAAACTACGGCAACGGAACTGGAAGATGGCGGGTTTATGTTGGTTTAcgggaagaacaagaaaaagAATGGGGGTGCACGCAGTACGGACAAAAATGAGGCCTTCCCTGCCTCGTGCTCTTCGTCAGTTGTTAATGTAGCAACGAAGGACAAGAGGACAACAGAAGCGCGTTCGAAAGTGCCATTTCACATTCCGACCATTCCACGGCCACAAGATGAGTATAACATAATAGTAAATAACAAGAATCAACCCTTTGATCATGTATGGCTGGAGACGAGCACAGATGGAAGTCGGTTCATTCATCCGCTG GAAAAGTTTTCTGTTGTGGACTTTGTTGATAGAAAGTGTGAAGGTGACCCTATTCAACCTCTTCCTCTCAAGAGCACTCCGTTTAAGCTGGTGGAAGGCGTGAATGACTTGAAAATGGTAGCTGCTAAGTTGCAGGGTGTAGATGAATTTGCG GTGGATTTGGAACACAACCAGTACCGGTCATTCCAGGGGCTCACCTGTTTGATGCAAATATCTACGAGAGCTGAAGATTTTGTGATTGACACCCTCAAGTTAAGAATACATATTGGACCACACCTGAGAGAAGTTTTTAAAGATCATTCCAAGAGAAAG ATAATGCATGGGGCTGATCGTGATATCATTTGGCTGCAATGTGATTTTGGCATATATGTGTGCAACCTTTTTGACACTGGACAG GCATCAAGGGTATTGCAATTGGAAAGGAACAGTCTGGAGTATCTTCTGAATCATTTTTGTGGAGTAAATGCTAACAAAGA GTACCAGAATGCAGATTGGAGATTGCGCCCTATTCCAGATGAAATGCTAAA GTATGCCAGAGAAGATACACATTACCTGTTTTTTATATATGATCAGATGAAGAGAAGATTGCTAGCAGAATCATCAGATGACAACGATCTTTTATTGGAG GTCTACAAGCGCACTGGTGAAATCTGCATGCAACTATATGAGAAAGAACTTTATACAGATACATCATATCTTAACATCTATGG GTTATCATACATTGATTTAAATGCAGAGCAACTTGCAGTTGCAGCT GGTCTTTGTCAGTGGAGAGATAGTATTGCACGTGCAGAGGATGAGAGTACTGGATATATATTACCTAATAAAACTCTACTTGAGATTG CAAGGCTGATGCCTACTACTTCTGTTAAATTACGACGGCTGGTGAAGTCAAAGCACCCTTTTATTGAGCGCCATCTGCTTTCTGTAATTGAAATTATTAAGCGTTCAATTGCCAGTTCTTCTTCTTTCGAGGGGATAGCTGAAGAGCTAAAGGAGAGGCGGCTAGAAGCA CATATGGAAGATAACCGAAACACTGGATCAATCCCAGCTACTGATGAACGTATGGAATCTACAAGTTCTGAACATGTTGATCAGAGTAGCAGCATTGCTACGGAAACAAGTGTTGAAACTGTTAAAACAGTTGGACATGTTACAGATGTTGTAGAAGACTGCCCCAAACAATCTATCTCAAGGCCAAGAAGCGGGAACACGCCGGCTATTATGATGGAGCAAGAAAATAATGCTTTGCCATTGTTTGAAATTCAGTGCTCATTGATGCAACCTGAGATAACTGAAAAAATAAAGAAGGAAACGAGGGATAAGAAAAACATTGAACATCTTCCACAAAAACAA GGTGAAATTGCCGCCGTCCAATTATTGGATAAACCTACTCGTGCTTTTGGAGCCTTATTTGGAAATTCTTCCTCTAGAAAAATGCTTACCTCTGATAAAGTGGGTCACATTAGACAG GGTAAGAATGTTAGTAAAGTCGAGCAGATTAAATCCAGTGTAGCTCTCCCATTCTATCATTTTTCTGGTGGGGACACACCTTCAGATTTTCATGTCGTGGAGCACAAGGAGCCTTCAGATTTGCATGTCAAGGACATAGATCCTCCAAAAATGCATGCTGAGGAGGTCATACCACTGGATACGAAAAGTGACTGTGAGCAGACTCTTATTGATAGTTCAGCAAGAGACAATGTCATGGATCATGTGGAATGTTCTGCTCATCCCGACACTGGCGGTGGTGGAGAAGATCAACCTGGATCTAGTGCTACTAATGATCCAGTCGACATTATCATAAACTTTGACAAGTGCTTTAAGTCGATCCATGAGAGAAGGAACTCTCAAAACCAACTGAATCCTAGAACATCACGAAAGCCTGCAAATAATCCTAGTGTGCTACCATTTGATTATTCGGCTACAaggggatattttaattttgataagatTGGGGAGGGTGATAAAGATGAAACTGAAGACAATGGCAAAGTTGAAGGAAGATCAAGAAGTTCTCAACCGCGCCGTCAAGGTTTCCCTCCTAAGGGCAACAGAAGCATGACATATCATTGA
- the LOC121975596 gene encoding uncharacterized protein LOC121975596 produces MGCGFFVVHSILSGITSNAEVSSFEVKIQSVGMETVVVVGSHRSKYYSRGKSQPSRDFGGFSCRNFESATRVLPSRSSRLCYCYGLSELKSPSFYSDQQQKQRRKRKTISQNNPPSPKGDAFTEKTSCSERWAGPTYSNSPPPSSLPIPTFSLRQKRSVSLELQIPISDVILHSLSKSAPTSPTRESPSSASNFQFNTTIATENLRRILQLDIADD; encoded by the exons ATGGGCTGTGGTTTCTTTGTTGTCCACTCTATCTTGTCGGGTATAACATCGAACGCAGAG GTGAGCAGTTTTGAGGTAAAAATTCAATCTGTGGGGATGGAAACTGTGGTTGTAGTTGGATCGCATCGGAGTAAATATTACAGCAGAGGCAAGTCACAGCCGTCGAGAGATTTTGGAGGGTTTAGCTGCCGCAACTTCGAGTCTGCTACTCGAGTTCTGCCATCGCGCTCCTCTCGATTGTGCTATTGCTATGGCCTTAGTGAGCTGAAATCTCCCAGCTTTTACTCAGACCAACAGCAAAAACAAAGAAGGAAGAGGAAAACCATTTCGCAGAACAACCCGCCTTCTCCTAAAGGAGACGCCTTCACAGAAAAGACATCTTGTTCTGAACGGTGGGCAGGTCCTACCTACTCAAACTCACCTCCTCCCAGTTCTTTACCCATTCCTACATTTTCCCTTCGCCAGAAGCGTAGTGTTTCTCTAGAACTTCAAATTCCGATATCTGATGTTATACTTCACTCTCTCTCAAAATCTGCACCAACTTCCCCTACTAGAGAATCCCCTTCATCTGCCAGCAACTTCCAATTCAACACTACCATTGCTACGGAGAACTTGAGACGGATTCTCCAGTTGGATATTGCAGATGATTGA